AACTAACATGAAGCAATGATATTTGGTAAAGATAAATATAATTAGGtatcaaaatttcattttttattatcttgTGGTGTTATGCTTGAGACTATAAAATCAAACTATCAAATCACTCTTAATTGATGGTAGGGACTTAAttgcaaaatataaaaaaaaattagatattgaataaaatattttttttaatagagattcaattaaaaataatcaaattcattaaagaataaaaacttaattattatttttattttccatgTAAAAACATATAAGCAATCACTAcacaaaatcaattaaaaaaatatcaaaaatttaatacttaatataaaaaataattaaaaatatttttttttagatttaaaatttagttaagtGTTTATGTCTTATAAGatgttaaattttataacataaaaaaagaaataaagagtaaaaatattatcaaaatctaattaaatgaaaaaaaatataagcatTGTTAGTATTCTTCTAGTTTAtgtctaatttattttttataatttttaattttccacttgatttagaaaaatatattctttttctaTCATTCACtcaatttctttcttctttatgtAAGCATATATCCTTCAAGAAGAAATCTTCGTCTTTTGAGTAGACGATACAAAAATCTTTTAGGGTCTGTTTGTTTCCAGCAAAGAAGAACGCAATTTTACTGTGCTAGAGAAAAGCgtgaaaaataatgtaaaaagcACGAAAATCTAAACAATATTTGCACTCTAAACTTTCTTCGCTCAACTGCGAAGaaagttgaatatatatatatataattaattagttttaatttactGTTTTAtcctttatattttaaacaaattattattatttatatttaaaatagaattataaattaaatataaaaaatatatttaaaattatatgaaaataattattataaaataacataattaatcatattatatatataataaattataaacataaataataataacaataaatatactttttaagtctaaaaaaataaatttatataataattatattaatttaaaaactttaaaatttaaaataataatgttatttaatataaaaataattttttatcaaatatttataataataaatatttaaataacatttttaatacaaaataattataatttataaataaataaattaaattaaatttttaacaattttaaatgTAAGGGCAAATAtgtaaagttacatttttatcaattaaaaaaaatacaatttcaatcatacccatcacatcactcacaaactttcataaactttttTCACACTTTTCACTTTATTTACCTTAATCTAAACATcctaactttctttacactttctcctcaaaatatctcaaatccacttCCTCATTTCCACtctttaatccaaacaaagcattaatGTGGATTTGTGCTACTCAACAATATTTGGATCTTATGAAGaaacttttatatttaattcatgTAAGTGACAAAATAGATTGATAGTAAAGTCCAAGTCTTGTTGGAATATATTGGTGTAAACATTAATGATTGATCTCTTAAAATATCTTTTTCGATTGATGAAGTCACTAAATTCTTCAATCTCTTCAAATATTCTTTAGCACAAgaaattgtaaattttaattttttaatccaaacaaagcattaatGTGGATTTGTGCTACTCAATAATATTTGGatcttatgaaaaaaaaattatatttaattcatGTAAGTGACATAATAGATTGATAGTAAAGTCCAAGTCTTGTTGGAATATATTGGTGTAAGCATTAATGATTGatctcttaaaatatttttttcaattgatgAAGTCACTAAATTCTTCAATctcttcaaatattttttagcacaagaaattgtaaattttaattttgaaaatttacgTCCTACTGAAGCTATAGTAACACgaataattgaaatatttataaGTTATCTCTACTTCTTGAAGATACTTTACCTTCTctacaatatttaatatttcaagttacattttacttatatatatatatattaaattacttCAGAATGcagtttttaattttcataatggttaaaaaaagttaaagctCCGTTTTACAACTTGAAGATGGAAGTTCATTAAATAGGTTCATCCATAAAAGTTTTAAGAGAGAAAAAAGGTAAATTATCCTTGCACCTCCATACTTTTCcaatgtattttcatattttttttaattcggaatgcattttcataatttttttaattcggACAATACCCTTCTAAATAAGGAGTAAAGTATAAtatcttcttcattttcaagtgATGATAATTACTTGTGATGGTTGCTTGGAGTGACTAGTGCGTTGGTGATTGAGATAAGTTTTATAGTGTTTTTTTACTAGTGGTAGTTGTGTTTTCGTTCgcttattgttttttttttcttcattttttagaaGTCACAAAACTAAAAATTGTAAAGTAGTTAGTTTGAAAAATGGAATACACAactcaaaaataatttatctttacATTGAAAAACATCAAATACAACGAATATTCTCTCAAACGTTGTGGCAGGAAAAGAATAAAAGTGATGCGACTGGAAGGGAGGTATGAAAGTACAATtgaagttatttaaaaatataaagttatgctttatttaaattttttaaaaaggtttaaactgaattttcataattaatatgGAGGTGGAGGAAAAAATTGTCAAGAAAAAATGAGATTAGCAACTTCCTCGAGACGATTTAAAGACTTTTGTcatgtttcaaaattttaaaatggtgTTCAGAGGAGGATAAGGATactatttcttttcatttaaaCTTAAGGATGTTATGAATTTGATTTTAAGATTAAGACCATTTTAGCCTAGATTTTATGATCAAAAGTTTAATAAACTTCTCTGCATAATACATCTCTTCTtccaaacatatttttttacaaaacttaaagaacTTAGTATGGCTTCCAATATAATATTACAAGAAATGGTGCTTATGTTCTCACTCTTCGTGTGTAGCAATAAGGTATGCAATGGAAGGTATGGCATTTCAAGGAATGTCCTGAAATCGCAGCTGGGACTTAATATGGTAGAGATTATGACAGAGGTGTCCACAATTTCAGCCGATTACTGCAAGCAAACTTTGTCTGACTGCTGGAATTGAGCAAAGTATAGATCCAAATATACCATTCAGAGCATAAGCAATGGCACAAAATGGAAGAGCCTCAGGTTCCTTGGCAGATAAAGCTGCTGTTCCAAGCCCATGAGAACTGCATATATTGATCCAAGAGCAAGAAATATATAAGCATATATGCTTCAAGAAGAAAATAGTTTAATCTACCTTAATGGCTTTTTTCTAAAGTAATCAGATTTTTCCATGTCCAAACTACTACTAAGCTAAATTAGGCACAGTGCACATTCAAAAGCACTGTTTAAAGACTATTGCTTATGATGGTAATTGAAGATTGGTCTGCACTCTGCAGACATCATGGTTTCTTAGTCAAATGAAGTATCTATGAATTACAAAATATACCTTGACGCGGTTGCTATGCCACGAGCAATTGGGTCACGAAGACGGAGTTTATCAAGTGTTGATTGCGCAAAATTTGCACCAACTAAACCAGTCACTACAACTGCAGCTGCTGTGATTGATGCATTGGCACCTGCAGACATGGCAAAATTTCGAAGATGAAATCGCTTCTGCTTCAAGAGGAGGCATGGTAACAAACTAGGATTTCGTAACCTTTTTACATTTATTGAATTAAATCCAATTTAGATTCACTGTATACATAATGATTGTGACAAGTGACCATGCATAACATGATGTTTTACCTTCAAAAAGAGACACAATGCTGAGAGCCAACGCCACTGTTATACATCTGGGTAGAATGGATACAGTTAGGGATGGTTCTAAAGCAACTAGACGTCCAACAAGGGCAGTTGAATACAATGAGAATATGGTAGAGATTATGACAGAGGTGAAAATCTCAGCTGCATGCCTCTTTACAAGCTGAACACAGTAGATAAATCATTAGTCAATGCTTTAATGGATTTTAGCCATTGTTAATTATATGGATGGAGAAGACAATGAAGACTTTGGCTACATGAGCTTATCTGAATATATATTTGTTCAATTCAAGTAAGATCAAACTCTATAAAGTCATTTGCAAATAACTATCCTGTTCTCCTTATAAAGGTGTTTTCTAATTTGGCAAGAGGAAAAAAAGAAACAGATTAAAGAAATAACAAAAAAGAACAGTAAAAGTGGACGAGCATGCAACACAATTGATTATGCTATACACATAATTGACTATATTGCTAAAATAATAGGTGTTCTGAAGTGTTTTTTGTATACATAATCGAATACAGGACACCCATAATTAATTATGGGACACCACTATCGattataactttttcttttattattttttgttttttctattattatcttattttttactACCTTTCAATTCAtttctttttatcattttctagtCCTTCACTTTCACACCATCCAAGCAGTAGTGATCATTAGAAATCTAGATGGTTACCTTTCTTTGTTTGAACATAGAGAAGGCAAATGAGAGAATAACAGATCCCAAAAATCCCATTAGAATGTCACCGGCACCAGGATTGGATGATGAGTTTGTAAGGTAATATCCTGTGAGTGTCAAAAGAAGAATCAGCAAAATTATATCAAAGCTAAGTCATAGATGTTAGTGTCTATAGATAAATTAGCCCTAGACTTAGTGCTACACTTCTACATTAATGTTGTTACGAGACcataaatcaaatcaaatagtGTGATCTTAGCTCAAGAGTAACTGTCAGTTATTTTCTTATAACTCATTGTCatactaaaatttaattaatgattAATCACATTTGAACTTAACATGGGGAGTGGGAAAAGGCTTTAAATGCTTACAGTAACTCATAAGATGTCTGTAGTCAAAATAGAAATTTCTATTTCCTAGTTAAAGTAGGCCATCAAAGAACAACTTAGTGCTCATTTGGTTTACCAGTGCAAATGCTCCAAACTATGTTTGAGCAAAAAGAAGACTTTTTCTTCGAGAAATCTTGCATcataaaactcaaatttaacTTTTGCAGAAATTTGTATCCAAAACAAATAGGCCCTTATACAATATAGAGTTGAATATTAACTTTAACTAAATTTGCACCTAAAACAGCATCAAGCCCTGACTTAGAAAGAAACCCCAATGCAATTGCTGCTAGCTCTGCAGATGCTGCACAAAAAATTATTGGGtggaagaccttcttcaagcctGATGGCAATCTGAAAACAAAGGGAGGGGATAAGAAAAGGCATAGCTACAGTTAGTTCTAATAAAATCCAAATACAATGTTCCATGACAGTATCACATTTTTTCTCCATctaaatcataaacaaagaaagaaaaagtaacTGCCCCCAGAACCAGCCATGTAAAGAGTTCAATGTATATGCAGTAATGAAAATGAACCTTTACCCTGAACCAATCATGTAGCCTAAAACTGTAGACGCAAGCAAGAATGGAAGATATGTTCTGGCTCTTGTCCCCAATGCTGTTGGAAAAACCAATGAAGCAGCAAAGGATATAAGGAGAACCCCAGTCCATGCCCACACTTCAATGGAAGAAAATGGAGATGGCCTCTCCATAGGCTCAGCATCGATCAATTCTGTCTTCACAGCTTTCCTCACACCTATAGCTGTCAAACCAGTTACACAAAGTGTAGCTAGCCATCCTCCAACTGCAAAAGTTCAACAAGTCTCAACTCTCATAATGAAATTGTAACATTTAGACTCTATTTACATAAACTTCTCCGTAAAAAATTATAGGTGAAAACATTAAGAAGACAAAGTGAATTGTGTTCAGAATCAACTTCTGCAATTAACTTATTTTCCATCTATCCTCGGTACTTATGAGAAATTTATCCAAATAAGATCTTAATTACACATACACACAGACACCGTCATCGTTACAAGAATGCTTGAAACATCATCATCATTGTTCACCATCATGATCATTCGAATAAGAGCTTGTCCAGTAATCTATACCTACAATAAGGCATATTTTGATTGCCGAAGAAGCGGGAATATCTTTAAGAGAAAGGGGAAGCACAACCAAATAGGGAACATAGAACAGAGGGAGCCATCTATGAATGAAAATAATTCCCGGTTCAAAGAACTTCTCGAAGGCCACAGCAGCAGAGGGCACCGCATAATCAAGAATGATCAGAACAGAGAAAATACAGAACATCCCAAACAAGGCGCTAGGGAACTCGATTGAAGCTGCTGCAAAGGCTTTCTTCAAGAGAAAATCAATAGCCAGAATGAGGCCAAGGGAAACAACCCAATGTAGCACCCCAAACACTCGAAGACGCAAAGTTTGGGTGACGGACTCAGTGGAAGTGGAAGTGCCCCCTGTTTGGGATTGGAGTAGCTCTGTGCAAAGTTCTTCACTTTTGCAACTTTCTGGGGTACCCATTTGCTAACAACCATAAATTGAACACAATACCTCGAATTGATTGTGCAAACTGCGGAGGAATCGTTATCTTATAAGTGGTGATCGAATACAGAAAAAGACAAAATACAGAGTGCAAATTCCACACGTCGGTTTTAGAATTGGACGTCTCGAAACAATTTGCATATGATGTTAAATTAATATTCTGAGTTTTAACACAATAAATTACTCCCAACTAATTTTCAACGCATGAAAATATTCATGGGATCAACAACAGATCCAGATATTTTCCTTTCATTATAAAAGACTGAGTTAATCTCATCCTATCTCATATGTCACGTGATGTTAGGAcccttttttttcaaaagcaaTGTAATCATTCCATTCTTCTTTCATGAGTCTGACTATAGGTTGAACATAGAATATACCAATTACtggtaagagaaaaaaaaatcagtacgCAAGTATATTTTATTAGGAGATATGCATGGTTGAAATTTTTGATGTGATATCATGACATAATGTTCTTCAATACTTTACTAGCTCTCATGAATGGTTAGACAAGTATGAATTACATTCACTCAACAAATTATATGTTCAGATTATCCACTATCCAAAATTTTCCTCGGTAATTTTCAGTGTAACAATTGACGCGAGTCTTGAGCAAATGCATTATAGTTTAGAAGTCAAGCAATTCCGCAGTTGCTTTCTTAGGATCTTCCCGGTTGCAGACCTTGGTATGTGGTTGGTGAAGAACACTTTCCTAATCTTCTTATATGGAGCAACCTGCCACAAAACAGTTACAAATGGGACAAAGTCTTAGTAGCCAACAGTAACATAGCATAACATAATTCAAATAGTAGAAACTAGGCTGTTATTTTATATTGTCGTCAAATCACAAACCCAAATGTATGGTAAGTTTGGTGATCCTTACGATTACAATCTTAAAATTTTTGACAATGTAAAACCATTTTACATTATCAGTGCATGACCATTAAACTCTAAAAATAGTGGCTAGCTGATGTAACACCTTGACCATGATCATAAATGTGAAACATTCCTATAGACACTATTGTATTGATTCAAGAGAAAATGTGAACTGAAATATCATAGATAGCACTTAAAAGTCTGCCTTATCAAGACGAACCTGCTCAGCAACATAATCCATAACATGCTTTGGAGACAGCACACTTCCAACCTTCTTTACTACAAATGCCACTGGCATCTCACCAGTTTCTTCATCCATAGCACTGAAGTGGAAAATGATGCAATACTTCAGGGTATATTTTAAGGGCCAGAGAAGAACATTTAGAGTATGATGACTAATATGTACATGCAGTAGCATACGAAGATATTTTGATCTTTTAAAAAACACATGCAGGGGGAAGAAGTGAGCTATGAAACAAGGATACTTCTCTTGCTTAAGGTGCTGGAATGTCAGACATGTTTCTCCTTCCAGAAGCTTATGCAACATCTGTCTGACAttcatcatttggtatctatttaaaaaatatttttcatgctGGCAATTCTATTTCAGACTTCACACACTAGAGTCAAAATGAACAGTTGGACactagtattaaaaaaaatatacttttatctaaaatattcagaaatattagtttaaatgtaatacaaaatatttaaaaaaaaaacatgtttaggCTCATTATTATAAGATGAATATACAAGAATATGTACATATATAAGTCTTAATTATCATTTTAGACCTTTTGCTATATCCAGTGTGTGTTTCATGGAGTTCATACTTACCCTATAACAGCAACATCAACTATTTCAGGATGCAAAATTAACACAGCTTCTAAATCAGCAGGAGCAATCTGTAACAGATCATAAGCCACATGTAagaatataaacaaacaacacaaaaattgtaatttagaaattaaaaaaaaatcctcccTATGATTGAAAATTGTGCAATATAGACAATTGTTTGGGGAAAATACAATGCTACCGCCCAAAAAGTAAAGTTTCTAAAACTGGCATCTCAACTATACAACAAGGTTTGCAGTTTCTTCTGAGAATATATATCAAAATCCAACAATTTCCCagtcaatatttttatttttttactacaTACTTTATGTCATTCTAAGCTGAtctatattatatttaagaaaccCAATAAGCATTTCATGTGTTCCTCTGAACCAAAGGTGCACTATATCCACACAGTGTGCATTGTTGTCAACTTCTGAAtgtattgtatttatttatttattgtccAAGGGAGATCCCAACCCATCAGGAAGGGGCAGGGATGGGTTTTGAACATTCAGACGCAAAATCTGCTTGTCCTACAATCGAACCAACTAAGCTGTCTCAAGGGAAAAGTTACATATTTGTATGGAAGCAAGAGAAAAGGCTGTTATTtattaaggattttttttttgctttctgtttaaattaaaattagatacCTGAAAGCCCTTGTATTTGATGATATCTTTCAATCGGTCAGCTATGTATACGTATCcatcatcatcaaaataaacaacatcTCCAGTATGTAGCCAACCATCTCTATCTATTGTTGACATTGTAGCTTCTTCATTATTCAAGTACCCTgagaaaatttcaaattaacGTATTTCAATtgaaatatcaataaaatagGCAAAGAAAAAGGTATTAGCAGATAGGCTTGACTTGATTAGATTTAGGAACAACAAAGGAACAGACAAGAAAACACCTCTAACATTGGAAAATCACAAACAAGAAGTCACAACGACAATTTTTACCAGAGAAGAACTTTTACCTAAtctaaacaaacaaaaaacttTAGGTAACATTTTAGTGGCAAAGACATGACAATTTTTAACTGAAAAAGCAACAATGGCAGCAACTTCTTATTGTAAACATTAAAACAAGCGATTTAAAATGTGTGTTTGGTTCCAAGTTATTTTGAAGAAATAACCacttattttcataatttttcaataaatcttattgaaaaataagcaaTTATTTCAGAGTAATAAATTGTTCCCAAACACACCAATAAATATAGAACTTATTTTTCCTCCATGATGATATAGAGCTATTCCTGTTTCAAAAGTAGATACTTTTGTACctaattgtataaaggtaggcacaTATTTATGACTATCTACATCACCTAAATTATCAATTGGCTTGAAAAAATCGTCTTTTAGTTGCTCCACGCCACCTACTGAAAAACTTAGGGGAGTTCCTATATCAATCACTTCCATTCCTCTCATTAGACCATATGTAGCACTCAATCTCAGTTACAGCTCTAACTCAATTATTTCCTAATAATTGTTCTACTTGACAAGTCATGTTAATTTGTTGACCAACAGCATCTCGACCCTTAACTACAAGACTGTTAATTTGTTACAAACACTAACAGATAAGCTTATAATATCATTCACTAGAAGAACAATAAACTTAAATGGAGCTTCAGAGCCTTGTCAAATATTTTATACACGGTAAAATCGgaattttttctatttcatttcAATTAAGGAAAACAGAGTTTTACCCGTCATAACTGAAGACCCTCTCAACCAAAGCTCACCACTGCTGCCAGGAGGCAAAAATGCACCAGTATTCCAGTCTACCACTTTTGCCTCCATGTTTGGAGCCAATAACCCTATTGAAGAATAATTTCGAAACTTTTCAGTATTGAAGCCACGTGTTCCAACGGCAGTTGACTCAGTCATTCCATAACCCTAAAAAGAAACATTCTTACGGCTGCACATTCTTAAAAATCTAGCAAAACAACATTACCATAAACAAACAAAAGTCCAAGTATAGATGTACTTGATGAGAATATTAACAGCACTATCAGAGTATTTGTTATTACACAAAAGTTAAAAGCTCATAAGCAGAAAGAAGGGGAACTTCACATTTTACATGGCTTCTTGTGTGTAGTGTATCTGTTTCAAAATAAACTGCACAagttttttaaagaatttataGTGTTTCATTTCATTTATCACAATTTATCGTAACAATATGAAATGAATTGGAATCAACATATTTGGTATTGACTCTAGCAATTAGATGAATGCTGGCAGATGACTTGCATTGTTTGAATAAGACTATCTTGTTCAGAGGTTCTTTACCTGTATAAAATCAACATTGGGGAAAGTTCGGAGAAATTCATTAACAACTCCTGAGCTCAAAAGCGCTGCACCACTAGAGACCTGTATCAAACTCTGCAACTTACTGTCATTAACACCGTTTGCCCTCATTATCAATGCGGTCAACAT
The sequence above is a segment of the Phaseolus vulgaris cultivar G19833 chromosome 2, P. vulgaris v2.0, whole genome shotgun sequence genome. Coding sequences within it:
- the LOC137811191 gene encoding plastidal glycolate/glycerate translocator 1, chloroplastic, with protein sequence MGTPESCKSEELCTELLQSQTGGTSTSTESVTQTLRLRVFGVLHWVVSLGLILAIDFLLKKAFAAASIEFPSALFGMFCIFSVLIILDYAVPSAAVAFEKFFEPGIIFIHRWLPLFYVPYLVVLPLSLKDIPASSAIKICLIVVGGWLATLCVTGLTAIGVRKAVKTELIDAEPMERPSPFSSIEVWAWTGVLLISFAASLVFPTALGTRARTYLPFLLASTVLGYMIGSGLPSGLKKVFHPIIFCAASAELAAIALGFLSKSGLDAVLGYYLTNSSSNPGAGDILMGFLGSVILSFAFSMFKQRKLVKRHAAEIFTSVIISTIFSLYSTALVGRLVALEPSLTVSILPRCITVALALSIVSLFEGANASITAAAVVVTGLVGANFAQSTLDKLRLRDPIARGIATASSSHGLGTAALSAKEPEALPFCAIAYALNGIFGSILCSIPAVRQSLLAVIG